The following proteins are co-located in the Fluviispira sanaruensis genome:
- a CDS encoding tyrosine-type recombinase/integrase, protein MATGDKCYNLNQSLNSTQALLPLNSQKTTEKIEKELTQFLGSFTSKNTQENYARSLRGFFQFCNKKGEMILSASCIERFHVDAWKRELIQVSPPQTAANKLSALLSFLKFAHLSAWTLKDVGASVRLPRLQTGKGKTEALSEIELTRILKSLSTSFKLAIDPMGNPKHKKAWLRYVTFITLCSIGMRATELVSLKIRDLDLSGQHPRLHLKLKGGMLHAPLISLELANILKLYLVTLRFAANENDPLFALTPYSNKPLSREYLARLVKGIAKENGVSKEISPHSCRATVASLLHKENVPIGEIQELLGHRSIITTMSYIRKIEEESQSAARKNPIFKLMEG, encoded by the coding sequence ATGGCTACTGGCGATAAATGCTATAATTTAAATCAAAGTTTGAATTCAACTCAAGCACTCCTTCCATTGAACTCGCAAAAAACCACCGAAAAAATCGAAAAGGAATTAACCCAATTTTTAGGAAGTTTTACTTCAAAAAATACGCAAGAAAATTATGCGCGAAGCCTTCGGGGATTTTTTCAATTCTGTAATAAAAAAGGGGAGATGATTTTAAGTGCTTCTTGCATCGAGCGGTTTCATGTCGATGCCTGGAAAAGAGAGTTAATTCAAGTTTCTCCTCCCCAAACAGCAGCAAATAAACTTTCAGCCCTTCTCTCCTTTTTAAAGTTTGCTCATTTAAGTGCTTGGACACTAAAGGATGTGGGAGCGTCTGTTCGTCTTCCACGTTTGCAGACAGGAAAAGGAAAGACAGAAGCTCTTTCTGAGATAGAGCTTACAAGAATATTAAAATCTCTTAGCACTTCTTTTAAGCTTGCAATCGATCCAATGGGAAATCCCAAACATAAAAAAGCATGGCTTCGTTATGTTACCTTTATTACCCTTTGTTCTATTGGCATGAGAGCAACAGAGCTTGTCAGTCTAAAAATAAGAGATCTTGACCTTTCAGGCCAACACCCAAGGCTTCATTTAAAACTGAAAGGAGGAATGCTTCATGCACCTCTTATAAGTCTTGAGCTTGCAAATATTTTAAAACTTTATCTTGTTACTTTAAGATTTGCTGCAAATGAAAATGATCCCCTGTTTGCTCTTACTCCTTATTCTAATAAACCTCTTTCAAGAGAATATTTAGCACGCTTGGTAAAAGGAATTGCAAAAGAAAATGGGGTAAGTAAAGAAATAAGTCCTCATTCTTGCAGAGCCACTGTTGCAAGCCTTCTTCATAAAGAAAATGTTCCCATAGGTGAAATTCAAGAACTTTTAGGCCATAGATCCATTATAACAACCATGTCC